A single region of the Halichondria panicea chromosome 10, odHalPani1.1, whole genome shotgun sequence genome encodes:
- the LOC135342562 gene encoding small ribosomal subunit protein bS16m-like translates to MAAVRIRLSLRGCTNRPFYHLVVANSKWKRDGKHLEQVGCYDPMPNANKELVVGLNLERIKYWLSVGATPTVSVYKLLGLAGVLPAHPRLVLEASRKREAAQHIKDKPLELDPPSENNSPIESVDAHDTT, encoded by the exons ATGGCTGCTGTTCGTATTCGACTGTCCCTGAGGGGATGCACAAACAGACCATTCTACCACCTTGTAGTGGCCAACAGTAAATGGAAGAGAGACGGAAAACACTTGGAACAG GTTGGCTGCTATGACCCCATGCCTAATGCAAACAAAGAGCTGGTAGTGGGACTCAACCTCGAGAGAATCAA GTACTGGTTGTCTGTTGGAGCCACGCCTACTGTCTCGGTGTACAAGCTGCTTGGACTG gctggaGTCCTACCAGCACACCCAAGGTTAGTACTAGAAGCATCCagaaagagagaagctgcCCAACACATTAAGGACAAACCATTAGAGCTAGACCCTCCTTCAGAAAATAACTCACCAATAGAGTCAGTAGATGCTCATGATACCACTTAG
- the LOC135342554 gene encoding molecular chaperone MKKS-like isoform X1, translating into MDGEKKLQVRRIDSVETQSELKNFHDLIQKRYGPFGKCILFPSPVGDGGVVCLTSRSEKLFQMLRIEGPLIKLILGNCQAHVNNYKDSGLYSALLATKLITSGLSIEANRYKVATVTSYFLSLVAQWLHSDTCPCKTPLSLSSIELISLTRTYLSSKTFKFGVNQQQVEHLSSLLLQAFLSVLPPTIVEYFSFPAHIHVVTHSGQPLVKSTLVHGVAVAISDKRLVAQVEKQLIKRDNDGDIITAVFNVSLAGDFEEILPSVPSAGLSSQPSSVSVEALVLEELLGLADTLAMRGVGMLGCQKVVHPLLKERLREQGVLVVERLSALHIDSVGEVTGGQLNSLITSESLCLGRLKSVSLARVGKDRFLVMDGGGGGHCTLVLCSPTDTLADELEPLCRNTISLLEQSLGSLFAFPGGGCTDTVIAHMATQKALEPVDEEVMMELECDKGSYSAVLGSISKCFSSMATSLEHYGGQVLTDSHYHHCWSFPPYEYCTSLTNSQRQQSRSHVDHHGDMTQYNDGTPTIQSHCQKPDEDSETVAYPARKCCCGSLTLSNLPPGTKLVEAVSMDTIAVPDEINRAMKNLTMNQTSRGTAKLLDFGLPKVKAIETAGEIAATILQIGFCVQ; encoded by the exons ATGGATGGAGAAAAGAAGCTgcag GTTAGGAGGATAGACTCAGTGGAGACACAATCAGAATTGAAGAACTTCCATGACCTCATTCAAAAACGATATGGACCATTTGGAAA GTGTATCCTGTTCCCGTCCCCAGTGGGAgatgggggtgtggtctgccTCACCAGTCGCTCAGAGAAGCTGTTCCAGATGCTCAGGATTGAGGGTCCACTGATTAAACTGATCCTCGGAAACTGTCAGGCTCACGTGAACAACTACAAGGACAGTGGTCTTTACTCAGCACTCCTCGCAACAAA GTTGATCACAAGCGGACTCTCTATTGAGGCAAATCGTTACAAGGTTGCTACGGTAACGAGCTATTTCCTCTCATTGGTCGCACAGTGGTTACACAGTGACACTTGTCCGTGTAAAACACCTCTCTCCTTATCCTCCATAGAACTGATATCACTAACTCGAACCTACCTCTCCTCAAAGACATTCAAATTCGGAGTCAATCAACAGCAAGTTGAACACTTGTCCTCACTATTGCTGCAAGCTTTTCTAAGTGTCCTGCCTCCTACTATTGTCGAGTACTTCTCATTCCCTGCACACATCCATGTGGTAACTCATTCTGGACAGCCATTGGTCAAGTCGACATTGGTACATGGTGTTGCCGTAGCGATCAGTGACAAGCGGCTGGTGGCGCAGGTTGAGAAGCAATTGATTAAGAGAGATAATGATGGGGATATCATCACGGCAGTGTTTAATGTGTCGCTAGCAGGAGACTTCGAAGAAA ttCTTCCGTCTGTCCCGAGTGCTGGCCTGTCATCTCAACCATCATCTGTGAGCGTGGAGGCTCTGGTTTTGGAGGAGCTGCTCGGACTAGCAGATACTCTGGCAATGAGAGGAGTGGGGATGCTAGGCTGTCAGAAAGTGGTGCACCCTCTACTCAAGGAGAGACTCAGAGAGCAG GGAGTGTTGGTGGTGGAGCGACTGTCAGCGTTGCACATAGACTCTGTGGGAGAGGTCACAGGGGGCCAACTGAACAGTCTAATCACCTCCGAATCATTGTGCCTGGGACGACTCAAGAGCGTCTCTCTAGCCAGAGTGGGGAAGGACAG GTTCTTGGTAATggatggtggtggtggtggtcacTGCACGCTGGTGCTCTGCTCTCCTACTGACACTCTAGCTGATGAATTAGAACCACTCTGCAGGAACACCA TCTCTCTACTGGAGCAGTCCCTGGGCTCACTGTTTGCTTTCCCTGGAGGAGGGTGCACTGACACTGTCATAGCTCACATGGCCACTCAGAAG GCTCTTGAGCCAGTGGACGAGGAGGTAATGATGGAGCTAGAGTGTGACAAAG GCAGCTACTCGGCAGTCTTGGGAAGCATCTCTAAGTGTTTCTCCAGTATGGCAACCAGTCTGGAGCACTACGGTGGACAAGTGCTGACGGACTCTCACTACCATCACTGCTGGTCATTCCCTCCTTACGAGTATTGCACATCACTCACCAACTCTCAACGTCAACAATCTCGTAGCCACGTTGATCACCATGGAGATATGACACAGTACAATGATGGGACACCTACAATACAATCTCATTGTCAAAAACCTGATGAAGATTCTGAAACTGTTGCTTATCCTGCTCGGAAGTGCTGCTGTGGATCGTTAACATTGTCTAACTTGCCTCCAGGCACTAAACTTGTTGAGGCTGTTTCTATGGACACCATAGCAGTGCCGGACGAGATAAATCGTGCAATGAAAAATCTGACAATGAACCAAACGTCTCGTGGGACTGCTAAATTATTGGACTTTGGTTTACCCAAAGTGAAAGCTATAGAAACCGCTGGAGAAATTGCTGCAACTATATTACAAATTGGTTTCTGTGTACAGTAA
- the LOC135342554 gene encoding molecular chaperone MKKS-like isoform X2, translating into MLRIEGPLIKLILGNCQAHVNNYKDSGLYSALLATKLITSGLSIEANRYKVATVTSYFLSLVAQWLHSDTCPCKTPLSLSSIELISLTRTYLSSKTFKFGVNQQQVEHLSSLLLQAFLSVLPPTIVEYFSFPAHIHVVTHSGQPLVKSTLVHGVAVAISDKRLVAQVEKQLIKRDNDGDIITAVFNVSLAGDFEEILPSVPSAGLSSQPSSVSVEALVLEELLGLADTLAMRGVGMLGCQKVVHPLLKERLREQGVLVVERLSALHIDSVGEVTGGQLNSLITSESLCLGRLKSVSLARVGKDRFLVMDGGGGGHCTLVLCSPTDTLADELEPLCRNTISLLEQSLGSLFAFPGGGCTDTVIAHMATQKALEPVDEEVMMELECDKGSYSAVLGSISKCFSSMATSLEHYGGQVLTDSHYHHCWSFPPYEYCTSLTNSQRQQSRSHVDHHGDMTQYNDGTPTIQSHCQKPDEDSETVAYPARKCCCGSLTLSNLPPGTKLVEAVSMDTIAVPDEINRAMKNLTMNQTSRGTAKLLDFGLPKVKAIETAGEIAATILQIGFCVQ; encoded by the exons ATGCTCAGGATTGAGGGTCCACTGATTAAACTGATCCTCGGAAACTGTCAGGCTCACGTGAACAACTACAAGGACAGTGGTCTTTACTCAGCACTCCTCGCAACAAA GTTGATCACAAGCGGACTCTCTATTGAGGCAAATCGTTACAAGGTTGCTACGGTAACGAGCTATTTCCTCTCATTGGTCGCACAGTGGTTACACAGTGACACTTGTCCGTGTAAAACACCTCTCTCCTTATCCTCCATAGAACTGATATCACTAACTCGAACCTACCTCTCCTCAAAGACATTCAAATTCGGAGTCAATCAACAGCAAGTTGAACACTTGTCCTCACTATTGCTGCAAGCTTTTCTAAGTGTCCTGCCTCCTACTATTGTCGAGTACTTCTCATTCCCTGCACACATCCATGTGGTAACTCATTCTGGACAGCCATTGGTCAAGTCGACATTGGTACATGGTGTTGCCGTAGCGATCAGTGACAAGCGGCTGGTGGCGCAGGTTGAGAAGCAATTGATTAAGAGAGATAATGATGGGGATATCATCACGGCAGTGTTTAATGTGTCGCTAGCAGGAGACTTCGAAGAAA ttCTTCCGTCTGTCCCGAGTGCTGGCCTGTCATCTCAACCATCATCTGTGAGCGTGGAGGCTCTGGTTTTGGAGGAGCTGCTCGGACTAGCAGATACTCTGGCAATGAGAGGAGTGGGGATGCTAGGCTGTCAGAAAGTGGTGCACCCTCTACTCAAGGAGAGACTCAGAGAGCAG GGAGTGTTGGTGGTGGAGCGACTGTCAGCGTTGCACATAGACTCTGTGGGAGAGGTCACAGGGGGCCAACTGAACAGTCTAATCACCTCCGAATCATTGTGCCTGGGACGACTCAAGAGCGTCTCTCTAGCCAGAGTGGGGAAGGACAG GTTCTTGGTAATggatggtggtggtggtggtcacTGCACGCTGGTGCTCTGCTCTCCTACTGACACTCTAGCTGATGAATTAGAACCACTCTGCAGGAACACCA TCTCTCTACTGGAGCAGTCCCTGGGCTCACTGTTTGCTTTCCCTGGAGGAGGGTGCACTGACACTGTCATAGCTCACATGGCCACTCAGAAG GCTCTTGAGCCAGTGGACGAGGAGGTAATGATGGAGCTAGAGTGTGACAAAG GCAGCTACTCGGCAGTCTTGGGAAGCATCTCTAAGTGTTTCTCCAGTATGGCAACCAGTCTGGAGCACTACGGTGGACAAGTGCTGACGGACTCTCACTACCATCACTGCTGGTCATTCCCTCCTTACGAGTATTGCACATCACTCACCAACTCTCAACGTCAACAATCTCGTAGCCACGTTGATCACCATGGAGATATGACACAGTACAATGATGGGACACCTACAATACAATCTCATTGTCAAAAACCTGATGAAGATTCTGAAACTGTTGCTTATCCTGCTCGGAAGTGCTGCTGTGGATCGTTAACATTGTCTAACTTGCCTCCAGGCACTAAACTTGTTGAGGCTGTTTCTATGGACACCATAGCAGTGCCGGACGAGATAAATCGTGCAATGAAAAATCTGACAATGAACCAAACGTCTCGTGGGACTGCTAAATTATTGGACTTTGGTTTACCCAAAGTGAAAGCTATAGAAACCGCTGGAGAAATTGCTGCAACTATATTACAAATTGGTTTCTGTGTACAGTAA